One Helianthus annuus cultivar XRQ/B chromosome 7, HanXRQr2.0-SUNRISE, whole genome shotgun sequence genomic region harbors:
- the LOC110868961 gene encoding probable LRR receptor-like serine/threonine-protein kinase At3g47570 produces the protein MQPFLMISYGSILKATNGLSQQNIIGTGTFSVVYKGILEPDGAMVAVKVLKLGTQGASRSFMAECEALRNIRHRNLVKIITSCSSIDFQGNDFKALIYEYMPNGSLERWLHPSLEQEIEIEEAPQRLSLRQRVTIAIDVAHAIHYLHQDSEVPIIHCDLKPSNILLDNDMVAHISDFGLAKLLPLKPAESSSIGIR, from the coding sequence ATGCAACCGTTTTTAATGATTTCTTATGGAAGCATACTCAAAGCCACCAACGGATTATCCCAGCAAAACATAATTGGGACGGGCACATTCAGTGTTGTTTACAAGGGTATCCTTGAACCAGATGGTGCAATGGTTGCCGTCAAGGTTCTTAAGCTTGGAACCCAAGGAGCCTCGAGGAGTTTCATGGCGGAGTGTGAAGCTTTGAGAAACATAAGGCATCGTAATCTTGTAAAAATCATTACTTCCTGCTCATCTATTGATTTTCAAGGAAATGATTTCAAAGCTCTCATTTACGAGTACATGCCAAATGGGAGTCTTGAAAGGTGGCTACATCCAAGTTTAGAACAAGAGATCGAGATCGAAGAAGCTCCACAGAGATTAAGCCTTCGCCAAAGAGTGACAATCGCAATAGATGTGGCTCATGCCATTCACTACCTTCACCAAGACTCTGAAGTACCAATAATTCATTGCGATTTGAAGCCGAGCAACATTTTACTTGACAATGACATGGTTGCTCACATTAGTGATTTCGGGTTGGCTAAGCTTCTTCCATTGAAACCAGCCGAAAGCAGCTCGATTGGAATAAGATGA
- the LOC118480488 gene encoding serine/arginine repetitive matrix protein 2-like isoform X1 — protein MNRSFRQPEKAMTVPVKQRQPQLNGSFRNSALRDKEEELGLFLEMKKREKERCDLLMKNVEAEFDSSHGSRTGNVSIYSMPSATTVRKTGADEFLNSENDKNDYEWLLTPPGTPLFPSLEMESPKTVANRNGTQKAQPGALRSRVMLSSSAQPEATGRNGLSSRPRAASPAPSTGPRRPSSSGAAGTGSGSRPSTPTGRPVSGTQARTISNAVTKNNRTSTTSVRPRSSTPISRPVNSSSKPTPPARSTARSSTPTSRPSLSLSTTKRTPQRPAVSSNVTKTSTVTSSASSPSARPRPWKPQEMPGYTLDTPPNLRTSLSDRPISSIRGRAGAPSSRSSSIEPVPNGRVRRQSCSPSRGRLPTGVTRKSGSSVPIPALNRAYAKANDNVSPGMYGTKMVERVVNMRKLAPPKQDDKHEKHSPHSNLSAKSSSPDTLGFGRSLSKKSLDMAMRHMDIRRTLPGNLRPLMTKIPASSMYSVRSGPTRNRMINGTGSPVATSSNASSEMSINNHQIDEVLDDESNSEKGVRSPASFNGR, from the exons ATGAATCGGAGTTTCCGGCAGCCGGAGAAAGCGATGACGGTGCCGGTGAAGCAACGGCAGCCGCAATTGAACGGAAGTTTTCGGAATTCGGCGTTACGAGATAAGGAAGAGGAGCTAGGGTTGTTTTTGGAGATGAAGAAACGAGAGAAAGAACGTTGTGATCTTCTGATGAAGAATGTTGAAGCAGAATTTGATTCATCACATG GATCCAGAACAGGAAATGTTTCTATATATAGTATGCCTTCTGCCACAACTGTTAGAAAAACTGGTGCTGATGAGTTTCTCAACTCTGAAAATGATAAGAATGATTATGAATG GCTTTTGACACCTCCTGGAACCCCTTTGTTTCCTTCACTGGAAATGGAATCACCGAAAACCGTCGCGAACCGGAATGGAACTCAGAAGGCTCAGCCCGGTGCATTAAGATCTAGAGTAATG TTATCAAGTAGCGCTCAACCAGAGGCTACTGGTAGGAACGGTTTGTCGTCAAGACCACGAGCCGCATCCCCTGCACCAAGTACTGGACCCCGTAGACCATCTTCTTCTGGAGCCGCAGGGACAGGTTCAGGTTCAAGGCCTTCTACGCCAACCGGTAGGCCGGTTTCAGGTACTCAAGCTAGAACCATATCAAACGCGGTTACCAAAAACAACCGGACTTCAACTACATCTGTTCGACCGAGATCTTCGACACCCATATCACGTCCCGTTAATTCTTCATCTAAACCGACTCCTCCGGCTAGGTCCACTGCAAGATCATCGACCCCAACAAGCAGACCGTCTTTATCATTATCAACAACCAAACGGACACCACAACGGCCAGCCGTATCGTCTAATGTTACAAAAACATCTACTGTCACAAGTTCAGCTAGTTCTCCCAGTGCAAGACCGAGACCTTGGAAGCCACAAGAAATGCCGGGCTATACCCTCGACACACCGCCTAATTTACGAACCTCACTTTCCGATAGACCGATTTCCTCCATAAGGGGCCGGGCTGGTGCACCGAGTAGTCGGTCTTCATCCATCGAGCCTGTGCCCAATGGAAGGGTACGAAGGCAGTCGTGTTCACCTTCAAGGGGTCGGCTTCCTACCGGTGTGACCCGTAAGAGTGGCAGCTCAGTACCGATTCCTGCATTGAACCGTGCGTACGCTAAAGCTAACGATAACGTGAGCCCGGGGATGTACGGGACAAAAATGGTTGAACGGGTTGTTAATATGCGAAAGCTGGCCCCACCAAAGCAAGACGATAAACATGAAAAACACTCACCGCACAGTAATTTATCCGCGAAATCATCGTCTCCTGATACCTTGGGTTTTGGAAGATCACTCTCAAAGAAATCACTAGATATGGCTATGAGGCATATG GATATAAGGCGGACACTGCCGGGTAATCTACGGCCACTGATGACGAAAATTCCGGCTTCGTCTATGTACAGTGTGAGATCTGGGCCGACACGAAACCGAATGATTAATGGTACTGGTTCCCCTGTTGCAACTAGCAGCAATGCAAGCTCTGAAATGAGTATCAACAACCATCAAATCGATGAAGTTTTAGACGATGAGAGTAACAGTGAAAAGGGTGTTCGTTCGCCTGCTAGCTTTAACGGCAGGTGA
- the LOC118480488 gene encoding cell wall protein RBR3-like isoform X2, with the protein MNRSFRQPEKAMTVPVKQRQPQLNGSFRNSALRDKEEELGLFLEMKKREKERCDLLMKNVEAEFDSSHGSRTGNVSIYSMPSATTVRKTGADEFLNSENDKNDYEWLLTPPGTPLFPSLEMESPKTVANRNGTQKAQPGALRSRLSSSAQPEATGRNGLSSRPRAASPAPSTGPRRPSSSGAAGTGSGSRPSTPTGRPVSGTQARTISNAVTKNNRTSTTSVRPRSSTPISRPVNSSSKPTPPARSTARSSTPTSRPSLSLSTTKRTPQRPAVSSNVTKTSTVTSSASSPSARPRPWKPQEMPGYTLDTPPNLRTSLSDRPISSIRGRAGAPSSRSSSIEPVPNGRVRRQSCSPSRGRLPTGVTRKSGSSVPIPALNRAYAKANDNVSPGMYGTKMVERVVNMRKLAPPKQDDKHEKHSPHSNLSAKSSSPDTLGFGRSLSKKSLDMAMRHMDIRRTLPGNLRPLMTKIPASSMYSVRSGPTRNRMINGTGSPVATSSNASSEMSINNHQIDEVLDDESNSEKGVRSPASFNGR; encoded by the exons ATGAATCGGAGTTTCCGGCAGCCGGAGAAAGCGATGACGGTGCCGGTGAAGCAACGGCAGCCGCAATTGAACGGAAGTTTTCGGAATTCGGCGTTACGAGATAAGGAAGAGGAGCTAGGGTTGTTTTTGGAGATGAAGAAACGAGAGAAAGAACGTTGTGATCTTCTGATGAAGAATGTTGAAGCAGAATTTGATTCATCACATG GATCCAGAACAGGAAATGTTTCTATATATAGTATGCCTTCTGCCACAACTGTTAGAAAAACTGGTGCTGATGAGTTTCTCAACTCTGAAAATGATAAGAATGATTATGAATG GCTTTTGACACCTCCTGGAACCCCTTTGTTTCCTTCACTGGAAATGGAATCACCGAAAACCGTCGCGAACCGGAATGGAACTCAGAAGGCTCAGCCCGGTGCATTAAGATCTAGA TTATCAAGTAGCGCTCAACCAGAGGCTACTGGTAGGAACGGTTTGTCGTCAAGACCACGAGCCGCATCCCCTGCACCAAGTACTGGACCCCGTAGACCATCTTCTTCTGGAGCCGCAGGGACAGGTTCAGGTTCAAGGCCTTCTACGCCAACCGGTAGGCCGGTTTCAGGTACTCAAGCTAGAACCATATCAAACGCGGTTACCAAAAACAACCGGACTTCAACTACATCTGTTCGACCGAGATCTTCGACACCCATATCACGTCCCGTTAATTCTTCATCTAAACCGACTCCTCCGGCTAGGTCCACTGCAAGATCATCGACCCCAACAAGCAGACCGTCTTTATCATTATCAACAACCAAACGGACACCACAACGGCCAGCCGTATCGTCTAATGTTACAAAAACATCTACTGTCACAAGTTCAGCTAGTTCTCCCAGTGCAAGACCGAGACCTTGGAAGCCACAAGAAATGCCGGGCTATACCCTCGACACACCGCCTAATTTACGAACCTCACTTTCCGATAGACCGATTTCCTCCATAAGGGGCCGGGCTGGTGCACCGAGTAGTCGGTCTTCATCCATCGAGCCTGTGCCCAATGGAAGGGTACGAAGGCAGTCGTGTTCACCTTCAAGGGGTCGGCTTCCTACCGGTGTGACCCGTAAGAGTGGCAGCTCAGTACCGATTCCTGCATTGAACCGTGCGTACGCTAAAGCTAACGATAACGTGAGCCCGGGGATGTACGGGACAAAAATGGTTGAACGGGTTGTTAATATGCGAAAGCTGGCCCCACCAAAGCAAGACGATAAACATGAAAAACACTCACCGCACAGTAATTTATCCGCGAAATCATCGTCTCCTGATACCTTGGGTTTTGGAAGATCACTCTCAAAGAAATCACTAGATATGGCTATGAGGCATATG GATATAAGGCGGACACTGCCGGGTAATCTACGGCCACTGATGACGAAAATTCCGGCTTCGTCTATGTACAGTGTGAGATCTGGGCCGACACGAAACCGAATGATTAATGGTACTGGTTCCCCTGTTGCAACTAGCAGCAATGCAAGCTCTGAAATGAGTATCAACAACCATCAAATCGATGAAGTTTTAGACGATGAGAGTAACAGTGAAAAGGGTGTTCGTTCGCCTGCTAGCTTTAACGGCAGGTGA
- the LOC110868973 gene encoding protein yippee-like, with the protein MGRLFQVTLEGKIYSCRHCKTHLALSDDIVSKAFQCKHGKAYLFSKVVNVTVGVKEDRLMMTGLHTVADIFCVKCGSIVGWTYETAHDEAQKYKEGKSVLERCKLDAPDGTNYWVSHEAHIGGSDPDDV; encoded by the exons aTGGGGCGATTGTTTCAAGTTACGTTAGAGGGTAAAATCTACAGTTGCAGACACTGCAAAACCCATCTCGCACTTTCCGATGATATTGTTTCAAAG GCCTTTCAGTGCAAGCATGGAAAGGCTTATCTCTTTAGTAAGGT AGTAAATGTGACCGTTGGCGTAAAGGAAGATAGACTAATGATGACTGGACTGCACACAGTTGCTGATATTTTCTGCGTCAAATGTGGATCGATCGTTGGATGGACATAT GAAACGGCACATGATGAGGCCCAAAAGTACAAGGAAGGGAAATCAGTCCTAGAACG GTGTAAGCTCGACGCACCGGATGGAACCAATTATTGGGTTAGTCATGAAGCGCATATTGGTGGAAGCGATCCGGACGATGTTTAA
- the LOC110868974 gene encoding nudC domain-containing protein 2, whose product MAEKLAPEKRHTFFHGSQKVFEWDQTLDEVNMYINLPTGVPTKLFYCKIESKHVEVGIKGNPPYMNHDLSSPVKTDSSFWTIEDDILHITLQKRNKGQTWSSPIEGQGQLDPYAADLEQKRLMLQRFQEENPGFDFSQAQFSGNCPDPRTFMGGIRSD is encoded by the exons atgGCGGAGAAACTCGCACCGGAAAAGCGCCACACCTTCTTCCACGGAA GTCAGAAGGTTTTCGAATGGGACCAAACCCTAGATGAGGTGAATATGTACATCAATTTGCCCACTGGAGTCCCTACCAAACTGTTTTACTGCAAAATTGAATCCAAACATGTTGAAGTTGGAATCAAAGGGAATCCTCCGTATATGAAT CATGATTTGTCTTCACCTGTTAAGACGGATTCTTCGTTTTGGACTATCG AGGATGATATATTGCATATTACACTGCAAAAAAGAAATAAAGGTCAAACGTGGTCGTCTCCGATAGAAGGTCAAGGTCAACTTGACCCGTATGCTGCTGATCTCGAACAGAAGCGTCTCATGCTTCAGAGGTTTCAGGAAGAG AACCCGGGATTTGATTTTTCTCAGGCGCAATTTTCAGGGAACTGTCCGGACCCAAGAACATTCATGGGTGGCATCAGATCCGATTAG
- the LOC110867089 gene encoding uncharacterized mitochondrial protein AtMg00810-like, whose translation MAYLLLYVDDIILTASEPGLLARIIGSLSSAFAMTDLGRLHHFLGITATRDSNGLFLSQAQYTKEILQRASMANCKPCTTLVDTSTKLSDTTGTLLQDGTLYRQLAGLFSILPSPGRILRMQFNKSVYLCTPLVNLILLS comes from the coding sequence ATGGCATATCTCTTAttatatgtggatgacattatctTGACTGCATCTGAACCAGGTTTGTTAGCACGCATTATTGGTTCCTTGTCTTCCGCCTTTGCCATGACGGACCTTGGTCGGTTGCATCACTTTTTGGGCATCACGGCTACACGTGACAGTAACGGTCTCTTTCTGTCTCAAGCTCAATACACTAAAGAAATTTTACAAAGAGCTTCTATGGCAAATTGCAAGCCGTGCACTACGCTAGTGGATACGTCCACTAAACTCAGCGATACAACCGGCACCTTGTTACAAGATGGGACGCTATATCGTCAACTCGCGGGGCTCTTCAGTATCTTACCTTCACCCGGCCGAATATTACGTATGCAGTTCAACAAGTCTGTCTATTTATGCACGCCCCTCGTGAACCTCATTTTGCTTTCATGA